The region GCGGCGAACCGGTTCCTCGCGGAGCGGAAGGAGCGCCACGAGGAGATCGTCCTCATGGTCGTCGGGCGGAAGGCCCGGGACTTCTTCCGCCGCCGCCGGGTGCCGGTCCACAAGGAGTACGTGAACGTCCTCGGGAAGCTGTCGTACGCTCACGCCGAGCAGTTCTCCCACGACCTGGTGGAGGGCTACCTCGCCGGCGAAATCGACGAGGTGGTCATCGCCTTCAACGAGTTCCGGTCGGCGATCTCCCAGACCGTCCGGTTCGAGAAGCTCTTTCCGGTCGCCCTCGAACCCGCCGCGGGGGGGCCGGGGGAAAAGGAGAAGGAACAGCCCGCGGCCGACATCGACTACCTGTACGAGCCGTCCCGGAAGGAGATCCTGGAGGTCCTGCTCCCCAAGTACGTGGAGACGCAGATCTTTAGGGTCCTTCTCGAGTCGGTGGCGGGCGAGCACGGCGCCCGGATGACG is a window of Deltaproteobacteria bacterium GWC2_65_14 DNA encoding:
- a CDS encoding ATP synthase F1 subunit gamma is translated as MANQRAIRKRIGSVKSTQQITKAMKMVSAAKLKRAQDAIVAARPYAREMREVVRSVAARAGEEAHPLLTVREAKRVALLVVTSDRGLCGGFNSNLLRAANRFLAERKERHEEIVLMVVGRKARDFFRRRRVPVHKEYVNVLGKLSYAHAEQFSHDLVEGYLAGEIDEVVIAFNEFRSAISQTVRFEKLFPVALEPAAGGPGEKEKEQPAADIDYLYEPSRKEILEVLLPKYVETQIFRVLLESVAGEHGARMTAMDSATNNAVDMISRLTLQMNRARQAAITKELMEIIGGAEALKG